From the genome of Solanum dulcamara chromosome 12, daSolDulc1.2, whole genome shotgun sequence:
ctactagacatgacttTGCAGACAACCCTTAGACCGacctgctttgataccactttgtcacaccccgatattaatagggtgtgatgggcacccaaCCCCATGCTTGGATCCGAGCGAACCCTTTGCTTCATAGTACATACTTAATCTCTttagacttttacatcaatAAGAAATGAAAACCATATCTAAGCTTCCCTaatcttttttttccaaaatctatcatcccataaaactcgAGACATATGACATAATAACCTATCggctggtgacgccgcttataaagatgacactctatacccacaactctatctgcaaagtctctaacttcgaacAAAACACCATAGCGCATATACTCTAACTAAGCagcactccaggaacaagtgaagttgctaaccccgctggaacatcttctataatagcttATACTCATCTGGGTGTACTTGCACGACATGAAACACAGCCtccgaagaaaagggggtcagtacaagtaatgtaccaagtatgtaagacataaaaatcagcataataaagaacataaagtaggaacaaccatatcatagaatcatagaacatatagtgagataagagagtaacctgtacatatgagtgtcTTTTTAGGCCGGATGTCATGCATGCTTGTATTTTCctttaaaaacatttcttttccatatacatagaaaataaaagtcatatgaccgaacaacgtcggctcgcccacatatgtcccgcatCCGGGCATCCCGCATCCGGGATggaaattactccaactgatcaggtgggaatgcatCTATAATGccatatatacacctccccatatcccccatctacatatacatatacatatacatatagacaacatgcacgagagcccaacgaaagtcgcatatttatcggagtgacagaaggtcggtaacctccaaTTATATTATggactaaccatggtcgcttttccccaccttgaaggaacaattattataagatgagactatcaacgaaggataatattaagagaacttAGAATAAGGTCAGAATCTCGTAAGgcgccaaatcgtatacatatgcacataggaccaattttcaagactcgtagaataatcagaatgaggtatgattcaaaaaaaataaagacaagAATCATGTAAAGTACCCTTCGAAAATTACCATGaattataacaaaataaaacttttggaatcatatacacgtatctaagcaagagaaaatatcctttggaaactcaaggaaattggccatcctagtggctctacgaataggacttccttgaaattgtataaaatgtcatatacttatttcataaaaaccatgcccaaaagaaagagtagctctatatacttatgtcaaaacatgtcaagagaaagaagggtaaaccttacatacttatgacaaagacatgccaaaagaaggaacggttagctttacgtACCTGTGCCGCGCCTTACTAGCTAAGCTTATGCGTTCAACTTGTTTttctacattcaagagagttgacataTTCATTAGATTCACCACCATATACTTGTCTtaatccttcaaacaaattaatttctaatccactaaaatttcggcagcatctcccatATAAATACATCATCCCCGAGATCTCAACTTGGCCACCATATaaacaaccataccaagaataacaacCAGCAGTAtctatacaatcaaatcacctcaactttacacaacacaagctccaaacaactagcataaaactacgataccaaaatagagtttttaacctttatttcataaaatctttaaccatatcAACCGGGGGATCGTGtgtctgcaaccagaagcaaccataccctttttaaaacactttaaagccCTGCAACACTCAACCCAACCAgatgcaaccgcagcaccacaacgacaacacactacgcgacttcgatttaactactacgactttaatttagtagtttctaacatcaagcatccttatacaatttctCTACTTCCATCCATATTTAGGAAATGTAatacacctcataacaacatcataaactcaaaTTTGAAAGGAGATACCTTACCTTTCTTGAatctcgccaaaacttgcctcggaagctcgCCTAGAGCGgctaaaactttggggctgtttgatgacgttttgggctgctccaaaccatgaATTTACATTACCAATACTTTCATGatatcatggtataccctatataattatttgatgaatcaaaatcggagacttacctctttttctccCCCAAAACtgagctctctctctctctagcttcaagtttcttttctcttcttcctcttgaattttctagaactCTCTTGGAATAAGAATGAccctaatgagtcataagacacacacttatatataaatatcttcCATCACTTATccatatttgaaaataagtccctCAAATATGAATATAGACAAATGACCCcttctccattttattttctagaactttctttaacaaataaagatgacttaattgtcttgccatgtacactttggttcatatatattcatcacaTGGCCATGAAATAGTACACCCCTATATGAAtttttcttgaacactttggttgtgaaattccaattttacccctagccttccacaatattaccataagccactttgcgaattttcctttttgcccttagcctttcccaatatttccacacaactaatgttcataaataatattcataaccaacttgtatgaaaaagaatttggaagatggtcattcccttCACTTTACCACGGttactttaaaatatccaatcgtataaaatacgggatataacatttAGTGACCTCCATTGAGTCCGTGCAGATCTGAATATCCCTAATATTTGAAGGATTTGCCATCTTTAACCCCATTAATAGGGCATGTAGTTCAACAGATAGTGGTGAGCTAATACATAATCAACTAAGTAACCTACTACCTAGTCCCCTTTGTTATCTATTATTACTCTACTTGCGCCCCCCATCTTAGTGTCATGGTTATTAGATCCATCAATATTCAGTTTGTACCCAGTTTTCGGTGGATCCCATCTGGTAGTtgtctttgttttttttattgtcTTATTTGTAGTTAAATAGTAAAACTCCATTGCTCTCTCGATAAGATGTTTGACTGGAATATGATCTTTTCGATTGCTATGGTAGTTACTATTTCTTGTTAGCCAAATGTTCCAGATGAGGAAGGGAAACACATCTACCCATTTTAGGGGGATATTTTTGGGTTGGGTATTGATCTTGCTAATGGCCACAAGCCATTCGGTTCCTTTAGTGTTGATGATGTTTTGGATAGTCTGGGTTAAGCCTAGTTCCCCTAGAATTGTCGAGCTTTATAGCACTTCATGAAGATGTGTTTATCAGATTCAATTTAGCCGCATACCACACATGCGGGGTTTACATCAATTCCTATAGAATGTAGGTGTTTGTGTGTTGTCAGTCTACCATGACTGCATAACAATAGGAAGTACTTTATTTTGTTGGGGCATTGTAATTTTCAGATCCAATTAAATTGTGTAGGGGTTGGAGATCTTTTATTTTGGGATGCAGTTTCTTTTAGTGCTTTGTACATTGAAGCAGTGGTGAATATGCCATCAGACCTTAAGGACCCAATTGGCTTGTCTAGGGGTTCGGGGAAGTTAGGGATATATATTCCGCTAATATCCCGAAGGACACTATTTGGGAGAATTTCTATCAGGGTATTCAGGTTCCATGATGCATTCAGTATAATGCTATTGACTGTTCTATCTATTTCAGTCCTAGGGAGGGGGCCATTGATATATGACCTTAATTTTGGTTTGTTGTGCATCCAAGCGTCAAATCATAAGCTAACGGTCCTTTACCAGTAATACATACGGGTTTCCAGACTTTTTGGCTGACATCTTTATTAATATTCCTCAATATCACTTCCATGCACAAGATAAAAATATAGGGCGACATGGCTCCCTGTCTGATCCATCTTTTTGGCTCGAAGTAAGCTTTTTTGGAGCCATTTAATAATATACAATCTCGCTTATTGTAATGCAAGACATAATtagattgataattttttaggaAAAGTTAAAATAATGTAGGATATATTTGACGAAAGACTATTGAATCTTGTCAAAAGCTTTTTCTAGGTTTATCTTCATAATCATGTTGCCTttgtttcctttctttttttaaaaatggctAATTATTTATTGCACAATATTGACATTGTCACTAGCCAGCCTACCCTATTCTAGGAAAAATTAtccttttacacatattctaataccatatttacttatatttcctattataccaaaaaaaatccaaaatcccTCTTTTTCCGTTAACTCTCTCTCCATCTCTGATACATCACTCTTCCTCCCTAAATCCTCGCCCTAATTCGCTCCTCTTCATCAgtttttgtgattttaaatttatgagtACATttgttactcaatttcaaggttctaactaaggtatattttaatttttccttatatggaatgtcacttcatcctcattcaatctgatttctcctaaaatttgtatcgtttgatttcttctgtaaatctttgaaaaatcttctaaaattgaTATCATTTGCTGttttctgtaaatctttctgtttttgtaactcatatcttcaatgatacatatggaatccgttcatggtTTCAAACAGTcgaataaaaatcaaggaattcttATTTCACCTGGTTCTGTTTCATCTTAGGAAGGTTACaacgaggttagatccaaacatcgtaacgatccagcagtgatggataagctatgtgagaaattgaagtcgaaaacTCCAGtcaaacatgcacccaaagaactagacaacaagattgaaggggttacaacacgccctgattctgatacatatcgtTTATGTATCAGCTTATCATGTATCAAGTGCTAACTCTTTTGATACATAGTGTTTTTTTAAATGccatttttttggagatttactacttctgatacaccgtgtttaagtgtcagtttctattgtatcaagttttaatgattctaatacatctacatttatatatcagattataatttataaagccttattgcttctgatacatcttctgtatgtatcaaaatctcatgtatcaaatattttaatgcatatgatacatcgtatttatgtataaagttcaagttgtatttaaccattttttaTGTCAATGCAGGAAATGaaaatacgtcatcaagaacATCCCATCCCACCCATTAAGATTCGGTacggcatatagggctaattttcttgatgattttgaatcatcaataggtgaagaaggtataaagttatttaggcAATCCATATTTGGTCACTACTTAGATATGCCAAACTGCAATTTTTAAGGAcaaatcatcaaatgcctcttactACTTAAGGTAGagcaaaaaaaacaaagaagaattgCATATTCGTCACGTGCAGGGTAATATACTCCGATTTATAATAAAGGATTTTGCCATCATTACTGGTTTGCGATGTACCGGTAATATTAATGACTTTCGATACTCTGATGACCCAACAAGTAGATTATTGTCTATATATTTTCCTGGTACAAAAAATGGGGTCAACAAAGTTCATTTCGTTGAGCATTTTCTGGTAGGAGGATGGAAAACAAATGAAGACGCTTTTCAGATGGTCATTCTCTACTTCATCcatacttttgttttttctcaactaggtgatgcacctatatctgttgatgattttaagatggTATAAGATGGTAGGTATGAGCAATACTCATGGGGGAAAATAACATTTTTCAAATTGATAAAAGGAATGAGGCAGGAGTTTTCAAATGCCAAACAAATATATCATCTAGGCGGCATGTCATACGCTCTGAATGCATGGATATATGAATGTGCATCTCAAGTGCCCTCTGAAATTGTTGTAAGAGTGGGTAATAAAATTCTTAGAATTCTTAACTGGCGTGTTGTTGCTGTGAAGCCAAAATTTGAGACCTTCATGTCTACCATCTTCAGTAAGGTACATGCATTGAAGATTATTTGTTTATGCACTGattcattatacataacatCTAAGATACATTATATATCTGTGACCTTGATACagtataatttgattcataaagTAGATATATCAGCtgctatatttatgtatcaggttataaatgtatcaagatataatatccctgatacatctactttatataTCAACTGAAAATGTATCAATCTATAAcctttttgatatatataattatatgtaGTAGAAACTTATTTATCAGTATTTACAGCTCCTGAAAACTCtatcttatgtatcaaattataatgtatcaagaattacatctcatgatacatctgcatttatgtatcatattctactACTTCAGATAATGTTGTTTTTCTATCAGTTTCTCATGTATCAAggattaatttttttgatacatcatgtttatgtatcagaattatcATGTATCAATTATTCACTTGTTTTCTGATAAGCAATCAATCTTTTTTGCAGTATCGATGCTCCAACATTGTGCTATCTCAACATGAAATAAAATCTATTATCATTCATGGCAGCCAACATCAATCTGAAGTTTCTACATCAGCTGCCAAGGTCAATTTCAAAAAACCTCATGAAGTCCCTGAATTTGAGGACTTTTCAACAACACCACCCACAGAATTATTAAAAAGATCCAGTCATGTTGCTAATACATCTTTTCCACCTCCTTTCAAAATAATGAAGACTACCCCTACTAAAGAGCCAATTTATGTAGAAACAGCCAACATGCATAAGGATGTCATACCACCAAATGAATAAGAAAAGTCTGTTTCTCCTAAAAATGTACCAGCGGCGAAGTCAGTGGTAGGAGGTGAATCTTCCGATCATTCGGAGCAAAATAttcatatgcaattcaaagttgagaaaacatttgggctccatgggtggaaggacccatggatgaaaacccacataccttagagaggaactttaagaagaattggagaagtcttgatgttaggtcttcaataaggaaccttgaatcctttgagtttgagagaagaattggaggggatgatttgagagagagatgaggatgaagtttagggttttggggaggtgaAAGTCTGAAAATAATGACCCAAAACGCgtccaagttcgtatatatgTTATTACGTAACTTTCCCAAGATGCCCCTACCCAAGTCTGGAAACTAGACAAGTCCATGACAGGTCCACTATGCGGACTTGTCACACACCTCTGTGGTcgacaaaaaaacaaaatctggaaaaactgGGCAAGTTCGCGATAGGTCCGCGACTCAGACTTGTCGCGCACCCTTCTGGTAGACTAAGCATAACTTTttctctgaactccaaaaactgcaattttggtggcgttggaaagaagactcaaagacctttaatttgatagctTATGGGCAatctaattcattatattctaagagatattgttgtttgaagttgaccattATACGAACTCAtacaaaaacttagccgatagaaattctttggactcggcttcATTTTAGAGATCTCTtgtgaccctaaaccacatctaatactcttcaaatacttaggaattgatcctaacttatATATTCAATTAAAAGTCAATGATTTCTatcctatacgcatatgaagaatgatcGGGTCTTGGTGTAGAAATACTTGGGGTGTTACAATCTTTTTGTTCAATTGATTTTTCACTTCGTTCTTCTATTGCTTAAATGTATCAATTgtttcatccttactattaagtaaatacacataacaatatcgagtgcaatcgtcaataaaagttataaagtatttttttccCACTACGAGTtggtgttgacttcatatcacaaatatctgtgtgaatcaattctaaagGACTggaattcctttcaatagatttataaggatgcttagcatgcTTAGATttaacacatacttgacattttgatttattgcactcaAAGTTAGACAATACATTTAAGTTAATCAGTTTttgcaaggttttatgattgacatgtcctaaacttgaatgccataaattatttgactaaagTAAATAAGAAGAAGCTCAAacattattatcatcaacaaccattacatttagtttgaaaagaccctcagtgaggtagccttttcctaaatacatttcattcttactcaCAACTACTTTGTCagaaactagaacacacttgaatctaTTTTTTATAAGAAGACCAACAGAAACCAAGTTCTTTCTCATTTTTAGAATATAATAAACTTTGTTCAGTGTCACCACCTAAtcggatgtcattttcagaaatactttACCATATTCTTCAACCTTAGCCATTGCAGAATTTTCCATATAGATAGTCGTATTAGGTGCGATAGGGGAATAGGTAGTAAATGCTTCTTGAACCTCACAAACATATGACATTGCtcctgaatcaagccaccattctttgagATTTCCTACcaggttgcattctgatagcattgcacatAGATCATCCATGCCTTCTTTATTCTCCATCATATTGGCTTGttcctttcctttttccttttttgggaaCGATAATCTGGGGCTTTGTGACGAGTTTTCCATTCTTTGGGATTTCCTACCAGGTTGCATTTCGATAGCATTGCACATAGATCATCCATGCCTTCTTTATTCTCCACCATATAGGTTTGTTCCTTTCCCTTGTCCTTTTTCGGGAATGATAATCTGGGGCTTTGTGGCTAGCTTTCCCAAAATTgtaacaattgcccttgaattttttcttgttctgctttctttccaaaaggtttctttcttttcttattccttggagcagcatcttcaatgatgttcgctcccataatcATTGAATTTCTACGCGACTTTTTTTTGGCTATTTtattatcttcctcaatcttgagacgaatcacaagatcttccaactttaTTTCCTTGCGTTTGTGcgttagataatttttgaaatctctccacgaaggaTACAAATTTTCTATCATTGAAGCCATTTGCAATACTTCATTAACCACCATGCCTTCAGGAATAAGGTCATGAAACATAAGTTGAAGTTCTGAACTTGGGTTCTAACGgttctgctatctatcattttatagtctagaaACTTGGCAaccataaatattttcaagcatgcgtcttcagtcttatacttcttctcaagtgcatcctACAGTTCTTAAGAAGTTTTCATAGCACTGAATATATTGTACTAATCATCATTcaaagcacttaggatgtagcccttgcatagaaaatctgtCTATGTCCATGCCTcagaaatcataaatttttcattggccgACATATCAGCAGCATGCATAGGAGGGTCTTCGTTGGTGAATTTTTGaataccaagagtggtaagccaaaagaacactATTTGCTGCCATCCTTTAAAGTTGGCTCCAGGAAGTTTTCCTGGTTTTTCCGCCGGTGGCACAATAGTGCGGCTTATTGCAGTAACAAtcgcagaagtagtagcagttTCACTCGccatttcttttcactgtcaaaatagacaaactatcttgatatttcagaatatcaaaCTTTTTATAACAACAACGATGAaatttttatactcttcaaattgtggtacaagtatgaactttaatatttcaacaaattttttatactcttcgcgtcagaatatttattttatacggAGTAAAAAatcattgtaacaccccaaaatttttATACAAGACCCAAAGCATTTTTCATATGCGTATAAGATCGAACTCAATGACTTCTAGTTggatatatgagttaggatcacttcctaagtattttaagtgtgttTGATGTCTTTAGGGGTCATAagtgatctctaacaccaagccgagtccaaagaatttctatcggctaagtttttgaatgatttcatataagagtcaacttcaaacgatcatatctcttagtatataatgaactgggtgtcTCATaaactattaaattaaatatatttgagtCATTTTTCTAATGCcacaagtttgcctcattccgagttcggagtcaaaagttatgacatATTTACCACAGACTATCACTGCAGTGGGGCTTGGCACGGCACGCCAGCAGAGCAccagaaactagcctcagtagtttggcccctggcgcgatgcaccactatagcgccaacagGGTTTTTAACCCATTTTCCAGagtttaggggcattttagtctttttcttatatttaaccCAAAGTGAAGTCATTTTGGGGACTAAATTGACCCTATCAAAGATCACAAAccttctaactctctcattttCTCATAATTAGACTAAAACACTTAATCCTCTCCTCCcaaagttctcccaagggtttcaagaaGAAAATCTAGGGTTCTATTCAAGGTTCCTCAAGTATTCATTACTCTCAAGCTTGCATTTGGGAATTtttctccaaggtatgtgggttttcatccatgggtctttccacccatggagcctaaacgttttctcaatctagtatttccatttaaaatgataaaatcttatgggcttttacataattactttaaatgcatagattatgatatatttgaagtttctttacatatattgattgatattgactcttaatttcaagtgatgagtttttatggattttcatactacgatttcaaatgtatagattcttgaatatttgaagtttatttacctatattgacttatgttgattcttatttatataaaatggaTGGTTTGTCAAGGTTTTTATATAAAGGTTTggaaggtagttttaaagtgcagatggtgggttatttttaagatatttgatttgatgcatttatatcactctcatgcatacaagtattctttaaatgtatttgaaggtatttatgaaatgaacccacctagtttcctatgataaagtaaagttgaaatgaaagtttatgaagcaaatgcctatgtttaagggagtcttgtgaacttattgaatgatgatgaaagggcttttagccaaagaaagtATTCAATGTtaaaaggataattctcacatatttgaatcaaataaaatattttaatgagctattccactgatgatgatttgatgtctaaggttatacaatgcttatgttatgatgatacttaaatgttattctgCTGAGAGCTTACCTAGCGCCGAGCTGGACTAGAGGCAAATACCCACATCCtagaactacgtgccaccataggtataaagaagatagaggcaaatacccaatctctaagaggtgagtacccaaaatatcaaggcttaatggtgagtacccgagtctaagaactagaggtgagtacccggtttacacaatagcttagtggttccacttaggcatataggagtctaaattggcaagtagtctcccccttttctccgatgtaggggtaacatcgggactccatgttatagctcacatggtttatgtcagttaatggtacaaggtccctcttccaatatttaagtttattttatgattcataatggttttctatatttcattgactaagcttcataactctaaatgatatttcaaatgatCGCAATGTTTTAGTATGGTCCATTGCATCACCTTAtggtataatgatatattgcattgcatactcacatacttagtacattcaaagtactaacgcatacttttgcctacatgatatcactatgtaggaatTGACGTCACTCCTCGacctcctccatgtggctagctCGAGTTAGTTGAAGATTACttatggtgagttcccatgttttgggaacaacatcctttttattctaa
Proteins encoded in this window:
- the LOC129877075 gene encoding uncharacterized protein LOC129877075; this encodes MRQEFSNAKQIYHLGGMSYALNAWIYECASQVPSEIVVRVGNKILRILNWRVVAVKPKFETFMSTIFSKYRCSNIVLSQHEIKSIIIHGSQHQSEVSTSAAKVNFKKPHEVPEFEDFSTTPPTELLKRSSHVANTSFPPPFKIMKTTPTKEPIYVETANMHKDVIPPNE